The genomic segment TCTATATAAAAGCTCTCCCTTTTTGCtgttgatttaaaattttgtttttcaaatattGATTTGTTGTTTGTTTTAAGCTTCCTTTGAAGCTATGTATTTATAGGTATAAATGTTTCTGAATTTGCGTTGAGGAGGAAAAAGATCTTGATATGTTATGGGTGATTTTGCAAGGGACTGTCtttttttgttaataataatTGAAAGTTTTATTCCAAAATCCTAGATCAGATAATTCATGAATCTCTATTGTGTTCGTGTATTTTGTTGAGTCAAActtgtttaaaataaaatttgattcgtTAATGATTTTCATTATCTAGATTTTGAGACGTTTTAATTCATGTCAGGTTCgtgttatcttttttttttctcgttCACAGCAACCTATTGATAAATCTTTTACGGGTATTCTTCCTAAAATTTCCTTTCCTCTAGATACAATAAACAGTGGTTGTCTGTACAAATCTCTGTAAAAGGACAGTAAAAGACTAACAAAACTGTGTTCCAAACTTGCTTAGTGAATCCCTACATTCTTCTTCAATATCACCCAAGAGACAGCTTGTCCATTGTAAATTAATGTCATATAATATTGCTAACCAAGCAATGAAGTAGAATTTAGGCGTATATTGAAAACCTTAGCAGCTTTTGCCATTGAAGTTCGCTTATTTTCCAAAGTAGTCCCATGTATCGGCAATTGTGAAGTTTTCCTTTGAATTCATCCGAATATCCTCATCTCTGTTAGATTACTGGTAATGTTAAAACTTATTGTTTGGTTCAATTGGTTAGAATATAAAATTCTTTCGTTTGGTTGACCATATGAAATAACCTAATATCACTTTTTTAACTAAAGTGGCCTTAATCACAAATAAGACTGAAAATCCAAGAAAAAGAAGTAAGACAACGATAATTTAGTAATGTTAAGTTGCCtcaacttaaaataataataaattcaataatagaaaagttcatttataataatagtaattaattgaaaataactcAATAGACAAAATGTTAAATTTCCTGAACTTATAGCAataacaattattattattagactaGTCAGTTCTATAATAATTAACTAATTACAAGATTAAGataatataaaagataaattaaaattaaaccaaaaaagcAATAAAGTACACCGATAGACAAAATTCACATTAGTTTTGTTCAAAGAATGGGAGAGTTTTATTCATtagttactattattattatggtatAGGGGTAACATTGTCACAAACCTCACATTATCAAGATAATGTAAGATTATTTAAGAAACATGTTGTATTAAGATTACCCCTAAGATTACCCCTAATATTACCAAATTTACACTGTTGCTAATATGATGATGGGATCATACATTCCTGGCAGTAATGTGAAACTACCTGTAGAATTTTCCTCAAACTCTAGCTACATACACTTGGCATTGATTACCTtgcttttgaaaaacaaaaatcatTCTTGATGGATAAGAATGAATCCAATCAATCCATATGGAGGTTGAATCTGAAAAATGTGTTCAAATATGCATGAGAATACATGAAATATCCAAACATTTATAACTAATGACCCATGCTTCTTCAACTATATCATTGGGAAATGAAATTTGTCCTCCTAAGCTTCAAGCCATTACATGTGAGTGATGGCACTGATTCATTTGAAATAGAAAGCAACCCAAACACAAATAGGAAGGCATTACTTGATGTTGATGAAAGCCACATTTGACAGAGTGACTCTACAATCAGACACCACTGTACGAGGCATCTCCTGCTATTCTCCTCATCAGATACCCTTAACCCTTATTCTTGCTCTTGTATTCACTCCACTGACTACCTAAAATCTAAGCACCAACTAAATTACTTTATAAACTCGAGTTTTCATTCAGATGGTTTATATGAAAAATATGACTGTTACAATGTTTGCACTCATCTTTTCACAATTGTGCAATGTGCTCGAGGTTTATCATTGAACTTCAATGCTTGCATATTGCTTATTGTTTTTTCTGGCAATGTTGCAGGTCCTGTTGCTGAAGACATGTTTCATTGGCAGGCAACTATCATGGGTCCACCAGACAGTCCGTATGCTGGGGGTGTTTTCCAAGTGACCATTCATTTTCCTCCAGACTATCCTTTTAAGCCACCCAAggtatttttccttttttatgtaATTCTGGTTTCTATATATAGGCAGGTTGTTTACTCTGACTCTTGCTAGAGCTTGCAAAATTTCCATGTTCATTTAGCACTCTCATTTTGGGTTACTTGTTTTGTACTCCATTGTGTATTGAGGTAGACGATAATATATTCCTTTGAAGAGTGATAGATAATCGAAGtcttatttatatgataaatggGTTTTGCAGGTGGCATTTAGAACCAAGGTATTCCACCCTAATATTAACAGCAATGGAAGCATTTGCCTAGACATCTTGAAAGAGCAGTGGAGTCCTGCACTAACTATTTCCAAGGTGGTTGTCTTTTCAATATTTGATATCCCTGTTTGAAACTCCTCTCATTTGTTTGGATATTCAATGTTGGCACAAATGGATCCAATCTGAATTAGCCACCCGTATCTGATGCTCATGTCGGAGACATATCCAGACATGGGTAGTGGGACAtaatgctccaatgatcttcctAATGCATAAAGATCTTTCTGGGGTTGGGGGGGGGGTGAATTTGAACATGCCCATATAGGATATCTACAAGCGTCCTGAACTCACATTCTGAGTCTATTCATACAAATCAAAATGAGAAGCCAAGAACCTGAACAGAAACCCGATCAATCTGAAATTTGAATCCCCATTCCAAACCTTGATGTCCATTTTAAGAAAAGTAAATTGTAGTTAAGCCTTCTGAGATCCTACGATTTTTATTCACAACTTGTCTGTTTCAATGGTTAAGGTGGTTTAACGactttttgttcaattaggtaTTGCTATCAATATGTTCATTGCTGACCGATCCAAATCCGGATGATCCTTTGGTGCCGGAGATTGCACACATGTACAAGACAGACAGGAACAAGTACGAGACAACTGCAAGGAGTTGGACCCAGAAGTATGCCATGGGCTAGGGATGCTcaatgtttctttcttttttgttttgttttgttttgtttttttttaaatttagttttatgtATGAAAGGTTTGTTCTGTCTCTTCAATGCCTAAAATGGGGGAGTTTAACGATGCCATCAACATTCCCTTTTTTAAAAGAAGAGACATCAAATGTTGCTTCCTTTTGTTGTATGGATAAATGTAACTTTTGGAACAAGAAAATAGACGCTTTTgatcatttttttaaatgttcTTTATTTGTAATTCAAGTATGCGAAAGTAATGGTAGAATGCCAGATTTGGTAAAGGGTCTTGTTATACaactataaattaaaaatacactataaaattattgaaagacAATAACTTGTGATGTCGTATGGAAAGTAGTACagatatgaaattaaaagaaattaaattcaaGTAACTTCTATAATTAGTGAATTGAGACCCAGGTTGCATTAGCATCACCCAAAAGCATACCAACCAGTGTAAAAGGAGCTTCATTTCTGACATTAAGAAACTATGCCAGCCATAGCATTGGTATACctatttccttttttaaaaacaTGGTTATGGATCCTTTGCCCGAATCATCAATAAGCGAGTACACAAAATGGGATAAGAAAGCGAGTAACTAGTAGTTAAGCTCATTACAGCTGTTGCATCCACTTTAATCACAAGTTTAGTCATATGCAAACTCAAAGCAAATTGCAAGCCATCCTTCTGCCACCATACACATGGCTTGTGGAATATGATGAAAAGATCCAATAATTTGTGTACTCAAAGCAAATTGCAAGCCATCCTACTCTTCTCGGGTTTCCAATGGAAGATCCATCCGTATTAAGCTTGAACCAACATacttgagggttttttttttccctaTGAAAAACAATGAAGGATGGTAGAAGGCACAATCTGAtattaacaacaacaacaacaaagaatTCCCCAACCTTTTCAAGAGCTCATTTAGGGATGTCATTAAGGATACATGTTTTCCAAAGGAAATGACATTTCGAGCTAGCTAGATTTCCAacgtaataaaagaaaaaaaaaatcaaagtccaAGGAAATTTTGGTTTATGGTACCACACTTTAGACTTCAAGTTGCTGCAGGATCGAGCTTTCTTATTAGTAACCCCTTAAAGAAATTGGTTATTGTTCCTCAAGATACTAGACCACCAATCTCTCAAAAAAGAACATTATCCCAAGATATGGTCAAGACTTTCTAGATAGCTATGGCAAAAAGAGAAATGTTCTTGCATAGGCATACCCCTTGAGGCGAGAAGTGTTGTCTAAAGCTCTTCATTTTATAGTGCTTAGGATACGATTCCACCATCCATATGCACTAGCAAGCTAGAAAGTCCTGAATTCAGAGGGCTCCAATACAATGAATCATGTATATCCTCCTTAATTGAGCTAGGGGGTCCTAAGAAAGGTTGTAGAAAATTATTTGGCATTATAATGGACACCGCATTTGTGTTGGAAAAATTCGGTTTAGAATTTGATTTTGCTGCACAgcagaaaattaattttttttttaaatccaggGATCGTGTTATTTATACCAATAAACTATTTATCAAATTCGTACCTATATCTTGGAGTAGACAATCTAAGTCATTTCCCGAATTTCTATAAACAGGATCTCCACTATTCTTGAACCTCGACTTGCTTAGATTGTGGATTCTAACGAAGCGGTGAATACAATGAAAACTTTTATTGATGTGAGTGAGAAAAATATCTTCTTTGTAggtgagaaacaaaaaaaaagctcTCTTAAAGTtagaatttatttgaaaaataaatctcaCTAAAAATTGACAAAGTGCCGATGCTTAGATTTTGTTGTGTTTTGACCTAGCTCATGATCTGTATTAATATAGAAAATCACAAGAGTTTTAGTTGAACAAAAAGAagcaaattaataatattttaataaaaatacacataattaCCTACTAGGAATATGAATAGGCGGCTACACCTCTTCTTTGGGAGCTATAGTTGTTGCTTATCCTATGTCAGATGGTGGCTTATCAATTCAAATGCAAATCGCCAAGGTTGTAACGAACTAGAGAAAATAtcgattgaacatatataattaaggctcaaatgatttgtaattaagtttcaaTTCTTCGTCTATTAATTACGACATTATTCAATTATGAAGTCATTCAACTAAAATACAATGACTGAATTCTCCCTATtttataccattatgaaagcaactaatCAAATGTTCGTCCAAGGACTTTCTCATATTTGTGTTATCTTAATAgcatatctttaatctctttgggtTAAATTCATTCACCGAATATGATCCTATTTGATCTAAcagtaatcattacatcttcctttatgaaaaaAGTCAATTAGTAGCCgttagtaattaaatcattcatccCAGAAAAATGACTCATGGCCATGCGACTTTTtttatctatcatgtaatgtcaatgagatgATATCATTTACCTTTTATCGGGTTATAAATTCTACTATTGTATGCGAAGCTATGTCATGCAGAATTTGTATGCTCAATGTACCAACTTTTGACTCTTTTACCAATTAAACTGAGCATTTAATTCATCAAAGTATTTGATTCACGCACACATAGTCCATCACTTACTCAGGATTGAGGTAAACCACACTATGAATATCATAACTGAATAAATCCATTACCGGATCTAGgatttattctacttgggtcctatttgatgtattgtcagtccaaACAATCActtctatgtctctatcttctcgAAATCATTTGTTCCGACACCCAAGACAAAGTATCTCtctaattagacttgatagacgacataataGCCTTTTAATTGATTTGTTAAATTTCGATTAGACTATGGACCATTTAGATTACCAACTAATATAAGTTGCCTTCTCGCATTATGATCTGACCACATAATGcaatttaatattagttaaatgttaggtAATGaatgagtcaatatttgcttacacattttgctttgtgtgcaaaaactaTCAAGGAAAAATAGAAAtgatattaatgtgaataatgaaattttagtaaactattttgttcaaaaaattataaatgcaTATGATAAAAAAACTACATTAAGAGCACTAATTCCCAAcagtctcccacttgccctagtgaaatAGAGTCATATTTTGTATACTCatattctttacatgtttttcaaaattaatggccaCTACAGTCTTGATAAAGGGATCCATAAGACTACATCCACTACTCCGTCTGCTACTACCATTTCCAATcagtttattttgttcatttatgATTTCTGGTTTCTTTGGCTTTAATTATTGCCGCAATGTTAACATAATATAATGTAATAactttttctatataaaaaatgACTTTGAGATTCGTGAGAAACTTCCAAATccataatatttcttttatttactcaAAAGCAACCACATATTTGGCCTTCATAGCGGAGTCAGCAATACAACTCTGCTTGACACTTTTCTACACTATGACTCTGTTGTTTAAGATAAAAACATAACTCAATATTGATTTCCTCAAATTTCAATACATTTGAAAGTCAGAATCAGTATACCAAATGAAAATTAAATCCCTTCAGAATATGTTGGCATATAATTCTTGTTGTTAGTCAGACCCATTTTTTCCAAATAAGGCCACAAGTCTATCAACAAGGGTAAGAAGGGTTAACATGTCTTTCGACTGTTACTTTTGCATGGATAGATCCATGCAGTTAATGTTATCAAGGGACGATAGATATTTGGCAGGGTTTAAATTTACCTCATCATAGATATTTTTAGCCTATAAGCTAGATTAGTGTTACTCGCACTCTGTAAAAGGCCAACACTTTTGGCTTTATCCTTTGAGTTAACCTTAACACCTTTATCAATTTTTTTGATAATTGAGTATTCTATTTGCTTGGAACGCAGAGGGTTTTAGATTACTTTTTGGTGTATCTTTGCTTGAGGCCTGCATCAAAGTTGGAGCTTGCATGGACTTGGCAACCTTTTGTCTTGGTCCATATCGATGTACCACCATCCAAGGGCCATAATTAGAAGTTCTTCCATCATCCTCTTTCTTGGTTATCACCACGAGCCTCGctcattgaattatttgaaaatgcTTCTCCACTATTGCTctaatttattgttttattagaTGGTGGTTTCCCATCTTTAACAGCTACCATCTTGCTCTTTACAGTGATTATGGTTGGGGTACTATTAGGGAAAATTTCTTGCTTATGGCCCATCCTTCCACATTCGAAACAAAGTTTTTCTATACCGTCGTTTCTTACCTTCAACAGAAATGTGGTTTTGAAGGGtatcttctaatgacttgattACAAAAATGAGCCAAATCGCCTTGTCTTTTCGATATTATAGCATTACCAACACTCAACAGGTTGCTGTGCTAGCTCTTCCCAAACTGCGATTGAGTTGTACGAAgctttggaagcttgaaaattggtGTGCCATTTTCTCATGGttaaaaagttttcattgatgaatcaaGGTCCCCTTTTAATAACCATGTCATAGTCTTCTTCAGATATGAACATTACTAGGAAATAATCTTGTCCCAAATCGATTCGTTGCATGCAACATTAGCATTTTTATAGTTGGTTTAGCTTGAAAGAAAGGTTTTGGAAATCTACCATTTTCCCATAAACTTTAACTGTGATTGACCTAACCTTACCTTCCTGATTCGATTTTTTTCCTCATTGGTTAAGGTGACCATAATGTCACCATTGTCCATCCTAAAAGTTGGTTAATCTTCCTTTTCCATAATTGAATTAATATCCATGTCAACCTCTACTTCACCTTGGAAACTTTTCTCATAGTTACGGAACTCCTACCCTACCAGGATTTCTCTGTTGGATAGAATTTACCTACCTCCTGGTAGTGCTTGTGTCTCAACTTTTTTAGGCTTTTTGGTGCTTCTGAGTAATTCTTCTTCCTCCTTATGAGAGAGAGTGTCCATCTCCCTTTGCAGTTAAACACTAGCTAGGttatttgtttgattcaaataataTATTCGAGGTTTAGGgcaaattaaacttaaatatcaACAAGATTGTTGACGGACATATTCAACTCAGCCTAGGGATTCTTTTAAGAGCAAGACCGTAACTTGAAATCAGGATATCCATAATTCCTTTTCTTTATGTATCATagcattaaaatataaattttcagaCCCAAACCTTtatatattcttcttcttcttccttgagctaaaaaagaaaaataagcatTAATTGTTTGTTTGACGAATGAAAGAGGTGAAAAGATGTGGATTTCCATCATCTTTATGGACAGCAAGAGAGGGGTCGCATATGATGCATGGCGTATCTGATAGATATCAACAAGCAGTGTTGCTAAAACCAAGTATTAATTAATGGGTATCTGATTACTGCACAGCAAAATTGTTTAATTAATGCCCACGACTCCACCATTTCTCAAAGTTGAGCTCATATGTGTCAGTGAAACAAATATATGAAAGCTGCTACAATCAATCCTGCaacttcaatttcatccatgataTAAAATTGATTGGACAACCGTTTGTTAATTATATATGGTCGTACTTGCTCTCCTTTTTTATTCTGTGATCCCCAATCACTTTGCcacaattaatttattataaaactcTTCAATacaataatttttcttttaactaaACTAGCTTTTTAACcaccatgaatatatatatgtttattaagaaaatttaagtaattttattttcgataatgcatgttaaattttaagtaaaaaaaatgtcTTACATATATGTTTTACCTAAAAAAACTTTCAATTGTTAAATGTATATTATCAAATCGATTCATGATAAATACATCGACTTATATATTAAAAAGTCCTTAAAAATGCAcccaaaaaattcaaatcaattaAGACCCTATATTAAATTCGCACTTAATTAAGTCTATAtcgttaattaaaataatcaattaaaccTCTCTATTAACAGTTTTTCATTAACCATGTTGACTATTAAAATACATTGACAAACCAATCAAATGGTGATACCTGACGGCTTttagtttaatataatatttttcccataaaaatgattaaaaaataaaaaaattataaaaatagaaaaaatcaaaatattaaatattaaatttgatataaacttattaaaagtataaaaacttgtcaatattgtaaaaatataaaaattctaataaattataaaaatttataaaacttattaaaaatatttaagattaaaaaatgttttggaattctttaaaaaaaaatttaaaaaattgtacaaaatattaaaattattaaaactgatataaacttataaaaattataataaaaaattcataagaaCTTGAACAAGACC from the Gossypium hirsutum isolate 1008001.06 chromosome D09, Gossypium_hirsutum_v2.1, whole genome shotgun sequence genome contains:
- the LOC107890761 gene encoding ubiquitin-conjugating enzyme E2 10, translating into MASKRILKELKDLQKDPPTSCSAGPVAEDMFHWQATIMGPPDSPYAGGVFQVTIHFPPDYPFKPPKVAFRTKVFHPNINSNGSICLDILKEQWSPALTISKVLLSICSLLTDPNPDDPLVPEIAHMYKTDRNKYETTARSWTQKYAMG